One Aspergillus oryzae RIB40 DNA, chromosome 2 genomic window carries:
- a CDS encoding FG-nucleoporin NUP159 (predicted protein): protein MAFSFGASSPAGGNIPAELGPELPDVSAEEVGFKGVSSDSNVRLLPTPWPDNALPAPSSSLLAVAPTKGVIVGAGPDSLAVASSDAVRKAISAPTEDKAKTKPFQPQATIPLPARPTHVAFASGDDALILATENSSQLLVYETTSLTTGNAQPALSIPTNGATFRSLAPNPAPPSDEAHSSLVALITTNGELLVANLKAGNLVSGPNGNVLKTGVSSVCWSNKGKQLVAGLADGTGYQMTPDGTQKDLIPRPSDLEGNCHGNAQCHIS from the exons ATGGCTTTCAGCTTCGGGGCGTCCAGCCCCGCTGGCGGCAATATTCCAGCGGAACTAGGCCCTGAGCTCCCAGACGTCTCTGCTGAG GAAGTCGGTTTCAAAGGTGTCTCAAGCGACAGCAACGTTCGATTACTTCCCACCCCTTGGCCTGACAATGCCCTTCCGGCTCCATCATCCTCACTTCTAGCTGTCGCACCCACAAAAGGCGTCATAGTCGGTGCGGGTCCCGACTCATTAGCAGTTGCCTCCTCCGACGCAGTCAGGAAAGCTATTTCCGCTCCCACCGAAGACAAGGCCAAAACAAAACCCTTTCAACCACAAGCAACGATACCCCTTCCTGCACGTCCCACGCATGTAGCCTTCGCGTCAGGTGATGACGCTCTAATCCTAGCCACAGAGAACAGCTCTCAGCTTCTGGTTTACGAGACTACTAGTTTGACAACGGGCAATGCGCAACCAGCCTTGTCTATCCCAACGAATGGCGCCACTTTTCGATCCCTTGCTCCGAATCCTGCGCCGCCATCGGATGAGGCGCATTCGTCGCTTGTCGCGCTCATCACGACTAATGGCGAGCTCCTGGTTGCCAATCTTAAGGCGGGAAACCTAGTTTCGGGGCCAAATGGCAATGTCTTGAAGACCGGTGTGAGCTCCGTTTGCTGGAGTAACAAGGGGAAGCAACTCGTTGCTGGACTTGCTGATGGAACTGGTTACCAAATGACCCCCGATGGTACTCAGAAAGACTTGATACCACGTCCGTCTGATCTAGAAGGAAACTGCCATGGTAACGCTCAATGCCACATCTCATAG
- the pup1 gene encoding proteasome core particle subunit beta 2 (20S proteasome, regulatory subunit beta type PSMB7/PSMB10/PUP1) encodes MTGFDFSNYNRNAALHAKGVPLPKATSTGTTIVGCIFDNGVVIAADTRATSGPIVADKNCEKLHYISPKIWCAGAGTAADTEFTTALISSNVELHSLSTGRDPRVITCMTMLKQHLFRYQGHIGAYLVVAGVDPTGTGLYTVHAHGSTDKLPYVTMGSGSLAAMSVFESTWKANLNREEAVELCAEAIKAGIFNDLGSGSNVDVCVIEKDKPTQLLRNYIKPNERGEKERNYRFPRGTTAYLNQKVISKEDMRKYVTVEEVSGDPNLMEVDS; translated from the exons ATGACCGGCTTTGACTTCTCCAACTACAACCGCAACGCGGCTCTCCACGCCAAGGGAGTGCCTCTACCTAAGGCTACAAGTACAGGTACCACTATTGTGGGCTGTATATTTGACAATGGTGTTGTG ATTGCGGCAGATACCAGAGCTACTAGCGGACCCATCGTAGCAGACAAG AATTGCGAGAAATTACACTATATTTCGCCCAAGATCTGGTGTGCTGGTGCTGGTACAGCTGCAGACACGGAGTTCACCACCGCCCTGATTAGTTCCAACGTCGAGCTGCACTCCCTCTCGACCGGCCGGGACCCTCGAGTAATCACTTGCATGACCATGTTGAAGCAACACCTCTTCCGCTACCAGGGACACATTGGTGCGTATCTGGTGGTTGCCGGTGTTGACCCAACTGGCACCGGTCTGTACACAGTCCACGCCCACGGTTCGACAGATAAGCTTCCGTATGTGACTATGGGTTCTGGATCGTTGGCGGCCATGTCCGTTTTTGAGTCTACGTGGAAGGCAAACCTGAACCGCGAGGAAGCGGTTGAACTCTGTGCTGAGGCGATCAAGGCTGGTATTTTCAACGACCTGGGATCGGGTAGCAATGTCGACGTGTGTGTCATCGAGAAGGACAAACCCACGCAACTCCTGCGCAACTACATCAAGCCCAATGAGCGTGGTGAGAAGGAACGCAATTACCGCTTCCCCAGAGGCACGACGGCCTATTTGAACCAGAAGGTTATCAGCAAGGAGGATATGAGGAAATATGTTACTGTGGAAGAGGTCTCCGGTGACCCTAACCTAATGGAGGTGGACTCGTGA
- a CDS encoding telomere maintenance protein PBP2 (polyC-binding proteins alphaCP-1 and related KH domain proteins), translating into MSASPSALQSTKRPLEDPSSPSGPNDQPEAKRPALDKVVKGDESEAYAEVKTESSGVPSASADGQGDTVVPDAPNAKGTNPETQPIQSTASHAETGSQSEQHRPQDESSWIHIRAVISSQEAATVIGKGGENVSQIRRLSGAKCTVSDYSRGAVERILTVSGPQDAVAKAFGLIIRTLNNEPLDAPSTAQSKTYPLRLLIPHILIGSIIGKGGGRIREIQEASGARLNASDACLPLSTERSLVILGVADAVHIATYYVAVTLVEQLTERFGGPAASAYATRSGGPAGAVPGGMQVVPYVPQPAGGQYGHPDTFKRHHPHPNRAAAGAYGVPYLHGQPAPAPVAQPAMHYGGAPQPYAGAGPHQPAPYGAPQAAPARGGPTPVAPVGGAMPGQPLTQQIYIPNDMVGAIIGKGGAKINEIRHLSGSVIKINEPQENSNERLVTITGTQECNQMALYMLYSRLGFQQYVACVAPLPSIAHFLPC; encoded by the exons ATGTCTGCCTCTCCATCCGCTTTGCAATCCACCAAGCGTCCCTTGGAGGACCCTTCCTCGCCATCAGGTCCCAATGATCAACCGGAGGCCAAGCGTCCTGCTTTGGACAAAGTAGTAAAGGGCGATGAGTCCGAGGCGTATGCGGAAGTGAAGACTGAGTCCTCAGGTGTGCCCAGCGCCAGTGCCGATGGCCAAGGCGATACCGTTGTGCCTGATGCTCCTAATGCGAAGGGCACTAACCCTGAAACCCAGCCTATCCAGTCCACTGCGTCCCATGCCGAAACTGGCTCTCAATCCGAACAGCATCGTCCCCAAGACGAGTCAAGCTGGATCCATATTCGGGCTGTAATTTCTAGCCAGGAGGCTGCTACCGTTATTGGTAAAGGTGGGGAGAATGTATCACAGATCCGTCGTCTCTCCGGCGCCAAGTGCACTGTCAGCGATTACTCTCGTGGGGCAGTGGAACGTATCTTGACTGTCAGTGGTCCACAGGACGCTGTTGCTAAG GCTTTTGGTTTGATCATTCGTACCCTAAACAATGAACCCCTTGATGCTCCTTCCACTGCCCAATCCAAGACATACCCCTTGCGTTTGTTGATCCCCCATATCCTCATTGGCTCCATTATTGGCAAGGGTGGTGGCCGTATTCGTGAGATCCAAGAGGCCTCTGGTGCTCGTCTTAACGCTTCAGACGCTTGTCTTCCCCTGTCCACTGAGCGGTCCCTTGTAATTCTGGGTGTTGCAGATGCAGTTCACATTGCCACCTACTACGTTGCTGTGACGCTGGTTGAGCAGCTCACGGAACGATTTGGCGGGCCGGCAGCGTCTGCCTATGCTACTCGCAGTGGCGGGCCTGCTGGAGCTGTGCCCGGTGGTATGCAGGTTGTCCCTTATGTTCCTCAGCCCGCTGGCGGTCAATATGGTCACCCTGATACCTTCAAGCGCCACCACCCACACCCCAACCGGGCTGCTGCGGGTGCATATGGCGTTCCTTATCTTCACGGACAGCCCGCTCCCGCCCCTGTAGCTCAGCCTGCCATGCACTATGGTGGTGCACCTCAGCCGTATGCTGGCGCGGGCCCTCACCAGCCTGCCCCTTATGGCGCCCCCCAGGCTGCTCCCGCACGCGGTGGTCCGACTCCGGTCGCCCCTGTTGGCGGAGCTATGCCCGGTCAACCACTGACTCAGCAGATCTATATCCCCAACGACATGGTGGGTGCTATTATCGGCAAGGGTGGTGCTAAGATCAACGAGATCCGTCACCTTAGTGGCAGTgtgatcaagatcaacgagCCACAGGAGAACAGCAACGAGCGTCTGGTGACTATCACAGGTACCCAAGAGTGTAACCAGATGGCTTTGTATATGCTTTACTCCCGACTTG gtttCCAACAATATGTTGCCTGCGTTGCACCTTTGCCTTCCATTGCGCACTTTCTTCCTTGCTAG